One window from the genome of Castellaniella sp. MT123 encodes:
- a CDS encoding LysE family transporter, translating into MALSTWLAFFAASWAISFSPGPGAICSMASGLKYGFRHGFWTIFGLQAGIICQLIIVAVGVGALLATSEVAFSLVKWTGAAYLVYLGIRQFRTDAAPVAVEARPLPSTHPIRDQLLRGYLVNIINPKGTMFLLAVVPQFLDLNRPLALQYALIGATLCLTDLVAMSCYTSLASRILGLLRRPGHIRWLNRGFGSLFILAGTVLASFGRAAD; encoded by the coding sequence ATGGCACTTTCCACCTGGCTGGCGTTCTTCGCGGCCTCCTGGGCGATTTCGTTCTCGCCCGGGCCCGGTGCGATCTGCTCCATGGCGTCCGGCCTGAAATATGGCTTTCGCCACGGCTTCTGGACCATTTTCGGCCTGCAGGCCGGCATCATCTGCCAGCTGATCATCGTGGCGGTCGGGGTCGGCGCCCTGCTGGCTACCTCCGAGGTCGCGTTCTCTCTGGTCAAATGGACCGGCGCGGCCTATCTGGTCTACCTGGGGATACGCCAGTTTCGCACCGACGCGGCGCCCGTGGCCGTCGAGGCCCGGCCGCTGCCCAGCACACATCCGATCCGGGATCAGCTGCTGCGCGGCTATCTGGTCAACATCATCAACCCCAAGGGCACCATGTTCCTGCTGGCGGTCGTGCCGCAGTTCCTGGACCTGAACCGCCCGCTGGCACTGCAATACGCGCTGATCGGGGCCACCCTGTGCCTGACCGACCTGGTGGCGATGAGTTGCTATACTTCGCTGGCCTCGCGCATCCTGGGACTGTTGCGCCGCCCCGGCCACATCCGCTGGCTGAACCGCGGCTTCGGTTCCCTGTTCATCCTGGCCGGCACCGTCCTGGCCTCCTTCGGTCGCGCCGCCGACTGA
- a CDS encoding peptide chain release factor 3 — protein sequence MSLTDEVARRRTFAIISHPDAGKTTLTEKLLLFAGAIQIAGSVKARKASRHAASDWMEIEKQRGISVASSVMQMEYRDCVINLLDTPGHQDFSEDTYRVLTAVDAALMVIDAGNGVEPQTIRLLQVCRARNTPIITFINKLDREVREPLDLLSEIEGHLGMDAIPFSWPVGMGRHFGGVFDIRHDRMRVFRPGSERHHDDNETIDGLDNPVLAARFEDAYTKSRDEIELISGAVPEFDQAAFLAGRQTPVFFGSAINNFGVREVLDALVELAPPPGPRAALERTVEPDEAKFTGVVFKVQANMDPAHRDRVAFVRVSSGHFQRGMRLKVARNNKEIRPNNVVSFLSQRREIVEEAFAGDIIGIPNHGILQLGDVLTEGESLTFTGLPFFAPELFQAVEVKDPLRTKQLRTGLTQLGEEGAIQVFRPEAAGGALLLGAVGQLQFEVVAHRLKTEYGVDARLMPSRYSLARWITSTDAKALKKFMDANAANIAYDVVEAVAFLATSPAQLRVAQERYPEIEFHTMREHAGRVFGAGV from the coding sequence ATGAGCCTGACCGACGAAGTCGCCCGCCGACGCACTTTTGCCATTATCTCCCACCCTGACGCGGGCAAGACCACGCTCACCGAAAAGCTGCTGCTGTTCGCAGGCGCGATCCAGATCGCCGGTAGCGTCAAGGCGCGCAAGGCCAGCCGCCACGCGGCGTCCGACTGGATGGAAATCGAAAAGCAGCGCGGCATTTCCGTCGCGTCATCGGTCATGCAGATGGAATACCGCGACTGCGTGATCAACCTGCTGGACACCCCGGGCCACCAGGACTTCTCCGAAGACACCTACCGGGTGCTGACCGCCGTGGACGCGGCGCTGATGGTGATCGACGCCGGCAACGGCGTCGAGCCGCAGACGATCCGCCTGCTGCAAGTCTGCCGGGCGCGCAACACCCCCATCATCACCTTCATCAACAAGCTCGACCGCGAGGTCCGCGAGCCGCTGGACCTGCTGTCCGAGATCGAAGGCCACCTGGGCATGGATGCCATCCCGTTTTCCTGGCCCGTGGGCATGGGGCGGCATTTCGGCGGCGTGTTCGATATCCGGCACGACCGGATGCGTGTCTTCCGTCCGGGGTCGGAACGCCATCACGATGACAACGAGACGATCGACGGCCTGGACAATCCGGTCCTGGCGGCGCGCTTCGAGGACGCCTACACGAAATCACGCGACGAGATCGAGCTGATCTCCGGCGCCGTGCCCGAATTCGACCAAGCCGCGTTTCTGGCCGGACGCCAGACGCCGGTGTTCTTCGGGTCGGCCATCAACAATTTCGGTGTGCGTGAAGTGCTGGACGCCCTGGTGGAACTGGCGCCGCCCCCAGGCCCGCGCGCAGCCCTGGAACGGACCGTCGAGCCCGACGAGGCCAAGTTCACCGGCGTCGTCTTCAAGGTCCAGGCCAACATGGACCCGGCGCACCGCGACCGCGTGGCCTTCGTGCGGGTGAGTTCCGGGCATTTCCAGCGCGGCATGCGTCTGAAGGTCGCCCGCAACAACAAGGAAATCCGCCCCAACAACGTGGTGTCCTTCCTGTCGCAACGCCGGGAGATCGTCGAGGAAGCCTTCGCAGGCGACATCATCGGCATCCCCAATCACGGCATCCTGCAGCTGGGCGATGTGCTGACCGAAGGCGAATCACTGACTTTCACGGGTCTGCCGTTCTTTGCGCCGGAACTGTTCCAGGCCGTCGAGGTCAAGGATCCGCTGCGCACCAAGCAGCTGCGCACCGGTCTGACACAGTTGGGCGAGGAAGGCGCCATCCAGGTGTTCCGGCCCGAGGCCGCTGGTGGCGCGCTGCTGCTGGGCGCCGTCGGACAGCTGCAGTTCGAAGTGGTTGCCCACCGATTGAAGACCGAATATGGCGTCGATGCGCGGCTGATGCCCTCGCGCTACAGCCTGGCGCGCTGGATCACCAGCACGGATGCCAAGGCGCTGAAGAAATTCATGGACGCCAATGCCGCCAACATCGCCTACGACGTGGTCGAGGCCGTTGCGTTCCTGGCCACGTCCCCCGCGCAACTGCGGGTCGCGCAGGAACGCTATCCGGAGATCGAATTCCACACCATGCGGGAACACGCCGGGCGCGTGTTCGGCGCCGGCGTCTAG